A genome region from uncultured Desulfovibrio sp. includes the following:
- a CDS encoding 2-isopropylmalate synthase, which yields MDNKIYFFDTTLRDGEQSPGATMNLQEKLRLAHQLEVLGVDIMEAGFPASSPGDFDSVKRIAEQAGDIQVAGLARCMESDIDRCWEAVKPARRPRIHTFLSTSPLHMKYKLRKEPDVVLQMIDAGVRRCAGYTDNVEFSAEDASRSERDFLCRVVETAINAGATTINLPDTVGYAQPDEFAALIKYVIENTPNSHKAIFSVHCHNDLGLAVANTLAALRVGARQAEVTIGGIGERAGNAALEEVVMALRVRRDFYHLDHNIHTEQLYPSCRLLSMTIGQPIANNKAIVGANAFAHESGIHQDGMLKNRETYEIMTPQSVGRTESSLVIGKHSGRNAVRNKFESMGYKLDDEQLQVLFEAVKQLADRKKTLHDDDLMALVQEEIYRIPDRYRLRHVSVQSSDAGGVPPTAAVLMDVDGVETSRAGFGVGPVDAIFNVINDMVKREPELEQYAINAVTSGTDALGEVTVRLAEGSFKAVGRGAHPDVLVASARAYVNALNNLSKLEKEGERLHCQHS from the coding sequence ATGGACAACAAAATCTACTTTTTCGACACCACACTGCGCGATGGCGAGCAATCGCCCGGCGCAACCATGAATCTGCAGGAAAAACTGCGTCTGGCCCATCAGCTGGAGGTTCTGGGTGTGGACATCATGGAGGCGGGTTTTCCGGCGTCCAGTCCCGGCGACTTCGACTCCGTGAAGCGCATTGCCGAGCAGGCGGGCGACATTCAGGTGGCCGGCCTGGCCCGCTGCATGGAAAGCGATATCGACCGCTGCTGGGAAGCGGTGAAACCGGCCCGCCGTCCGCGCATCCACACCTTCCTGTCCACGTCTCCCCTGCACATGAAGTACAAGCTGCGCAAGGAGCCTGATGTCGTTCTGCAAATGATCGACGCCGGGGTGCGCCGCTGTGCCGGCTATACGGACAATGTGGAATTCTCCGCCGAGGATGCCTCCCGGTCCGAGCGGGATTTCCTCTGCCGCGTGGTGGAAACGGCCATCAACGCCGGCGCCACCACCATCAATCTGCCCGATACCGTGGGCTATGCCCAGCCGGACGAATTCGCGGCGCTCATCAAGTACGTCATCGAAAATACCCCCAACAGCCACAAGGCCATTTTCAGCGTGCACTGCCACAATGACCTCGGGCTGGCCGTGGCCAATACCCTGGCCGCCCTGCGTGTGGGCGCGCGTCAGGCCGAGGTGACCATCGGCGGCATCGGCGAACGGGCCGGCAATGCCGCCCTGGAAGAAGTGGTCATGGCCCTGCGCGTCAGACGCGATTTCTACCATCTGGACCACAATATCCACACCGAGCAGCTCTATCCTTCCTGCCGGCTGCTTTCCATGACCATCGGCCAGCCCATTGCCAACAACAAGGCCATTGTGGGCGCCAATGCCTTTGCCCATGAATCCGGCATCCACCAGGACGGCATGCTCAAGAATCGCGAAACCTACGAGATCATGACGCCGCAGTCCGTGGGCCGCACGGAATCCAGCCTGGTCATCGGCAAGCATTCGGGCCGCAATGCCGTGCGCAACAAGTTTGAAAGCATGGGCTACAAGCTGGATGACGAGCAGCTGCAGGTGCTCTTTGAGGCCGTGAAGCAGCTGGCCGATCGCAAGAAGACCCTGCACGATGATGACCTCATGGCCCTGGTGCAGGAAGAGATCTACCGCATTCCCGACCGTTACCGCCTGCGTCACGTGAGCGTGCAGAGTTCCGATGCCGGCGGCGTGCCGCCCACGGCCGCCGTGCTCATGGACGTGGACGGCGTGGAAACCAGCCGTGCCGGCTTCGGCGTGGGGCCGGTGGATGCCATCTTCAATGTCATCAACGACATGGTGAAGCGCGAGCCGGAGCTGGAACAGTATGCCATCAATGCCGTCACCAGCGGGACCGATGCCCTGGGCGAGGTGACCGTGCGTCTGGCCGAAGGCAGCTTCAAGGCCGTGGGGCGCGGGGCGCATCCCGACGTGCTGGTGGCCAGCGCCCGCGCCTATGTCAATGCCCTGAACAATCTTTCCAAGCTGGAAAAGGAAGGCGAACGCCTGCACTGCCAGCACAGCTAG
- a CDS encoding chemotaxis protein: MNPRRPSATVLCQALLGCALCMLLAACGPKDIGTGTADTDTEPVGISTADALRLPMTGATPIQRRLYYQNRPDIMEQVQDYRSREFRRRFNALHGGPVNPEDPAYREVPQQRSPFKQ, translated from the coding sequence ATGAATCCACGCCGCCCTTCTGCCACCGTCCTGTGCCAGGCCCTGCTCGGCTGCGCGCTCTGCATGCTGCTCGCGGCCTGCGGCCCCAAGGATATCGGCACCGGCACCGCCGACACGGACACGGAGCCGGTGGGCATCAGCACGGCCGATGCCCTGCGGCTGCCCATGACCGGCGCCACACCCATACAGCGCCGGCTCTACTATCAGAACCGGCCCGACATCATGGAGCAGGTGCAGGACTACCGGAGCCGGGAATTCCGCCGCCGCTTCAATGCCCTGCACGGCGGCCCCGTCAATCCCGAAGACCCCGCCTACCGGGAAGTGCCGCAGCAGCGCAGTCCCTTCAAACAATAA
- the leuB gene encoding 3-isopropylmalate dehydrogenase — protein sequence MQKNICLLPGDFSGPEIMTQGVAVLEAVAAKFGHQFHFETALLGGAAIDATGVPLPDATVEACRKSDAVFLAAVGGPKWDDLDPSIRPEKGLLGIRKALGLFANLRPAMLLPELAGACLLRPEAAARGLDLIVVRELTGDIYFGEPRGIETRDGQRVGFNTMIYSEEEVRRIAKVAFEAARQRRKKVCSVEKSNVLETSRLWKAVVQETHKEYPDIELSHMYVDNAAMQLVRDPSQFDVIVTGNIFGDILSDEASVITGSLGMLPSASLGASGPGLFEPIHGSAPDIAGQDKVNPLATILSAAMMLRMAFKMEEEAAAVEKAVRKTLADGYRTGDIMEAGKTLVGCKEMGRLVIERL from the coding sequence ATGCAAAAAAATATCTGCCTTCTGCCCGGCGACTTTTCCGGGCCGGAAATCATGACGCAGGGCGTGGCCGTGCTGGAAGCCGTGGCGGCCAAGTTCGGCCATCAGTTCCATTTTGAAACCGCCCTGCTGGGCGGCGCGGCCATTGACGCCACGGGCGTACCCCTGCCCGACGCCACCGTGGAAGCCTGCCGCAAGTCCGATGCCGTTTTTCTGGCGGCGGTGGGCGGCCCCAAGTGGGATGATCTGGACCCCTCCATCCGTCCCGAAAAGGGCCTGCTGGGCATCCGCAAGGCCCTGGGCCTGTTTGCCAACCTGCGTCCGGCCATGCTCCTGCCCGAACTGGCCGGCGCCTGCCTGCTGCGCCCCGAAGCGGCCGCCCGCGGCCTTGACCTCATTGTGGTGCGCGAGCTGACCGGCGACATCTACTTCGGCGAACCGCGCGGCATCGAAACCCGTGACGGCCAGCGCGTGGGCTTCAACACCATGATCTACAGCGAAGAAGAAGTGCGCCGCATCGCCAAGGTGGCCTTTGAGGCCGCCCGCCAGCGCCGCAAGAAGGTCTGCTCCGTGGAAAAGAGCAACGTGCTGGAAACCTCCCGCCTGTGGAAGGCCGTGGTGCAGGAAACTCACAAGGAATACCCCGATATCGAGCTGAGCCACATGTATGTGGACAATGCCGCCATGCAGCTGGTGCGCGATCCCTCGCAGTTCGACGTCATCGTCACCGGCAACATCTTTGGCGACATCCTGTCCGACGAAGCCTCGGTCATCACCGGTTCGCTGGGCATGCTGCCGTCCGCCTCGCTGGGGGCGTCCGGTCCCGGCCTCTTTGAACCCATCCACGGTTCTGCGCCCGACATCGCCGGGCAGGACAAGGTCAATCCCCTGGCCACCATCCTGTCCGCCGCCATGATGCTGCGCATGGCCTTCAAGATGGAAGAGGAAGCGGCCGCCGTGGAAAAGGCCGTGCGCAAGACCCTGGCAGACGGCTACCGCACCGGCGACATCATGGAAGCCGGCAAAACCCTGGTGGGCTGCAAGGAAATGGGCCGCCTGGTCATCGAACGTCTGTAA
- a CDS encoding 3-isopropylmalate dehydratase large subunit produces the protein MPQTLAQKILQAHTDDVIEHDGQIVQCRLSLVLANDVTSPLAIKSFRAMGASKVFDRDKIALVMDHFTPQKDIDSANQVMVTRRFAEEQQITHYYEGGNCGVEHTLLPESGLVGPGDVVIGADSHTCTYGGLGAFATGMGSTDIAAGMALGETWFKVPATIRVNISGDMSRWLRAKDLMLLLIKAIGVDGALYKALEFGGPVVDALPVEGRLTMANMAIEAGGKVGLFAVDEQTRRYCAEHGRPGVTLDLAADPGAVYERVVDINVTGQEPVVACPHLPSNVKNVSEVRDTPIQQVVIGSCTNGRISDMRDAAEILRGRKVAKGVRCIVLPSTPAVWKQSLKEGLLEVFMDAGCVVGPCTCGPCLGGHMGILGDGERAVATTNRNFRGRMGSLQSEVYLASPVVAAASAVTGCVAGPDQL, from the coding sequence ATGCCTCAGACGCTTGCACAGAAAATCCTGCAAGCCCACACGGATGACGTCATCGAGCACGACGGACAGATCGTGCAGTGCCGTCTTTCGCTGGTACTTGCCAATGACGTTACCAGCCCCCTGGCCATCAAGTCCTTCCGGGCCATGGGAGCCAGCAAGGTCTTTGACCGCGACAAGATTGCGCTGGTCATGGACCATTTTACGCCGCAGAAGGACATTGACTCCGCCAATCAGGTCATGGTGACCCGCCGCTTTGCCGAAGAGCAGCAGATCACCCATTATTACGAGGGCGGCAACTGCGGCGTGGAGCATACCCTGCTGCCCGAAAGCGGCCTGGTGGGGCCTGGTGACGTGGTCATCGGCGCAGACAGCCACACCTGCACCTACGGCGGCCTGGGGGCCTTTGCCACGGGCATGGGTTCCACGGACATTGCCGCCGGCATGGCCCTGGGCGAAACCTGGTTCAAGGTGCCGGCCACCATCCGCGTGAACATCAGCGGCGACATGTCCCGCTGGCTGCGGGCCAAGGACCTCATGCTGCTGCTCATCAAGGCCATCGGCGTGGACGGTGCCCTGTACAAGGCCCTGGAATTCGGCGGCCCGGTGGTGGATGCCCTGCCGGTGGAAGGTCGCCTGACCATGGCCAATATGGCCATTGAAGCCGGCGGCAAGGTGGGCCTCTTTGCCGTGGACGAACAGACCCGCCGCTACTGCGCCGAACACGGCCGCCCCGGCGTGACCCTTGACCTGGCTGCCGATCCCGGCGCCGTGTACGAGCGCGTGGTGGACATCAACGTTACCGGTCAGGAACCGGTGGTGGCCTGTCCTCACCTGCCGTCCAACGTGAAGAATGTCTCCGAGGTGCGCGATACGCCCATTCAGCAGGTGGTCATCGGTTCCTGCACCAACGGCCGTATCAGCGACATGCGCGACGCGGCGGAAATCCTGCGCGGCCGCAAGGTGGCCAAGGGCGTGCGCTGCATTGTGCTGCCGTCCACGCCGGCGGTCTGGAAGCAGAGCCTGAAGGAAGGTCTGCTGGAAGTCTTCATGGATGCCGGCTGCGTGGTGGGTCCGTGCACCTGCGGTCCCTGCCTGGGCGGCCACATGGGCATTCTGGGCGACGGCGAACGGGCCGTGGCCACCACCAACCGCAACTTCCGCGGCCGCATGGGCAGCCTCCAGTCCGAAGTGTATCTTGCCAGCCCCGTGGTGGCGGCCGCCAGTGCCGTGACGGGATGTGTGGCCGGCCCCGACCAGCTTTAA
- a CDS encoding phosphatidylserine decarboxylase family protein, giving the protein MRPASCGITPEGWPVIGLTALAALVLALLGAAFPAVILLLLCWFSLYFFRDPERVVPDGDGLAVSPADGRVVRIEERPDPLTGEARICVSIFMSVFNVHVNRAPVAGTVEEVRYWPGAFINAAADKASDENERCACRLRDAGGQDWTVVQIAGLIARRIVFRADRGDLLQRGERFGMIRFGSRVDLYLPQGYAPAIVVGERVAAGQSIVARRENQ; this is encoded by the coding sequence ATGCGCCCCGCATCTTGTGGAATTACTCCCGAAGGCTGGCCGGTCATCGGTCTGACGGCCCTTGCCGCCCTGGTCCTTGCCCTGCTTGGTGCGGCCTTCCCGGCCGTGATCCTGCTGCTGCTCTGCTGGTTTTCCCTGTATTTCTTCCGTGATCCCGAACGGGTGGTGCCGGACGGGGACGGCCTGGCCGTGAGTCCTGCCGACGGTCGCGTGGTGCGCATCGAGGAGCGCCCCGATCCGCTTACCGGCGAGGCCCGCATCTGCGTGAGCATTTTCATGAGCGTGTTCAACGTGCATGTGAACCGCGCACCCGTGGCCGGTACGGTGGAGGAGGTGCGCTACTGGCCGGGCGCCTTCATCAATGCCGCTGCGGACAAGGCCTCGGACGAGAACGAGCGCTGCGCCTGCCGCCTGCGCGATGCCGGCGGGCAGGACTGGACGGTGGTGCAGATTGCCGGCCTCATTGCCCGGCGCATCGTCTTCCGGGCTGACCGCGGGGATCTGCTGCAACGGGGCGAGCGTTTCGGCATGATTCGCTTTGGCTCCCGTGTTGACCTTTATCTGCCGCAGGGCTATGCTCCCGCCATTGTTGTGGGTGAGCGGGTTGCTGCCGGACAGAGCATTGTGGCCCGCCGCGAAAATCAGTAA
- the pssA gene encoding CDP-diacylglycerol--serine O-phosphatidyltransferase: MEKNVDNPAPQTGRRKPRRGVYVLPNLITSLSMFMGFLCMVWAVQGRMEAAVCAIFLSALLDGMDGKVARLTGTASEFGVQYDSLADLVAFGVAPAMLMWQWQLESFGRVGVAAAFLYAACGALRLARFNVSTAVVSKRFFIGLPIPAGGCTLATFVLFAGMLPAVLAPVVSWLCLILVVAIGLLMVSKVRYFSFKEYDFLRAHPIRSLVCALVALALVYSQPRIFGFLLCALYIAGGLVYTLVILPRRNRQLLRALSSSDD; encoded by the coding sequence ATGGAAAAGAACGTGGACAATCCCGCCCCGCAGACAGGCAGACGCAAACCCCGCCGGGGTGTGTATGTTCTGCCCAATCTCATCACGTCGCTGAGCATGTTCATGGGATTCCTGTGCATGGTCTGGGCCGTGCAGGGACGCATGGAAGCGGCTGTCTGCGCCATTTTTCTGTCTGCGCTGCTGGACGGCATGGACGGCAAGGTGGCCCGCCTCACGGGAACGGCCAGCGAATTCGGCGTGCAGTATGATTCCCTTGCCGATCTGGTGGCCTTTGGCGTGGCACCGGCCATGCTCATGTGGCAGTGGCAGCTGGAGAGCTTCGGGCGTGTGGGCGTGGCGGCGGCCTTTCTGTATGCTGCCTGCGGGGCACTGCGTCTGGCCCGCTTCAACGTGAGCACCGCCGTGGTGAGCAAGCGTTTCTTCATCGGGCTGCCCATTCCGGCGGGGGGCTGCACACTGGCCACCTTTGTGCTGTTTGCGGGCATGCTGCCGGCGGTGCTGGCGCCTGTGGTGAGCTGGCTCTGCCTCATCCTGGTCGTTGCCATTGGCCTGCTCATGGTCAGCAAGGTCCGTTATTTCTCCTTCAAGGAGTATGATTTCCTGCGCGCCCACCCCATTCGTTCGCTTGTGTGCGCACTGGTTGCCCTTGCGCTGGTCTATTCGCAGCCGCGCATCTTCGGCTTTCTGCTGTGCGCTCTCTATATTGCCGGCGGTCTCGTGTATACGCTGGTGATTCTTCCCCGTCGCAACCGTCAGCTACTACGCGCTCTTTCGTCGTCGGACGACTAG
- a CDS encoding 3-isopropylmalate dehydratase small subunit yields the protein MKFHGNAHKVGEHIDTDAIIPARFLVTTDPKKLGENCMAGLEPDWVKRVKPGDIMVAGRNFGCGSSREHAPIAILGAGMPVVIGHSFARIFYRNAFNMGLLLMEVGDDVDKIHDGDELEIDAATGVIRDLTNGAEITCPPLPASMARIVEKGGLVNYVKDRLARQG from the coding sequence ATGAAATTCCATGGAAACGCCCACAAGGTGGGCGAACATATCGATACGGACGCCATCATCCCCGCGCGCTTTCTGGTGACCACCGATCCCAAGAAGCTGGGCGAGAACTGCATGGCCGGTCTGGAACCCGACTGGGTCAAGCGCGTCAAGCCGGGCGACATCATGGTGGCCGGCCGCAACTTCGGCTGCGGCTCCTCCCGCGAGCATGCGCCCATTGCCATTCTGGGTGCGGGCATGCCCGTGGTCATCGGCCACAGCTTTGCGCGCATCTTCTACCGCAATGCCTTCAACATGGGCCTGCTGCTCATGGAGGTGGGCGATGATGTGGACAAGATCCACGACGGGGACGAGCTGGAAATAGATGCCGCCACCGGCGTCATCCGCGATCTGACCAATGGCGCGGAAATCACCTGCCCGCCGCTGCCGGCCTCCATGGCCCGCATTGTGGAAAAGGGCGGCCTGGTCAATTACGTCAAGGATCGTCTGGCCCGGCAGGGCTAG